In Streptococcus oralis, a single window of DNA contains:
- a CDS encoding class II fructose-bisphosphate aldolase, whose product MAIVSAEKFVQAARDNGYAVGGFNTNNLEWTQAILRAAEAKKAPVLIQTSMGAAKYMGGYKVARNLIANLVESMGITVPVAIHLDHGHYEDALECIEVGYTSIMFDGSHLPVEENLKLAKDVVEKAHAKGISVEAEVGTIGGEEDGIIGKGELAPIEDAKAMVATGIDFLAAGIGNIHGPYPANWEGLDLDHLKKLTEALPGFPIVLHGGSGIPDDQIQAAIKLGVAKVNVNTECQIAFANATRKFARDYEANEAEYDKKKLFDPRKFLADGVKAIQASVEERIDVFGSEGKA is encoded by the coding sequence ATGGCAATCGTTTCAGCAGAAAAATTTGTCCAAGCAGCTCGTGACAACGGTTATGCAGTTGGTGGATTTAACACAAACAACCTTGAGTGGACTCAAGCTATCTTGCGTGCAGCAGAAGCTAAAAAAGCTCCAGTTTTGATCCAAACTTCAATGGGTGCTGCTAAATACATGGGTGGTTACAAAGTTGCTCGCAACTTGATCGCTAACCTTGTTGAGTCAATGGGTATCACTGTACCAGTAGCTATCCACCTTGACCACGGTCACTACGAAGATGCACTTGAGTGTATCGAAGTTGGTTACACTTCAATCATGTTTGACGGTTCACACCTTCCAGTTGAAGAAAACCTTAAATTGGCTAAAGATGTTGTTGAAAAAGCACACGCTAAAGGTATCTCAGTAGAAGCTGAAGTTGGTACTATCGGTGGTGAAGAAGACGGTATCATCGGTAAAGGTGAATTGGCTCCAATCGAAGACGCTAAAGCAATGGTTGCAACTGGTATCGACTTCTTGGCAGCTGGTATCGGTAACATCCACGGTCCTTACCCAGCAAACTGGGAAGGTCTTGACCTTGACCACTTGAAGAAATTGACAGAAGCTCTTCCAGGCTTCCCAATCGTATTGCACGGTGGTTCAGGTATTCCTGATGACCAAATCCAAGCAGCGATCAAACTTGGTGTTGCGAAAGTTAACGTTAACACTGAATGCCAAATCGCATTCGCTAACGCAACTCGTAAATTTGCTCGTGACTACGAAGCAAACGAAGCAGAATACGACAAGAAAAAACTCTTCGACCCACGTAAATTCTTGGCTGACGGTGTAAAAGCTATCCAAGCATCAGTTGAAGAACGTATCGACGTATTCGGTTCAGAAGGTAAAGCATAA
- a CDS encoding alpha/beta fold hydrolase gives MKILKKWFLGILSFILLFLLATFIFHRISLEKEEASLTPMGQQVLVNGHQINVYVEGDGLETIVVLSGAGIASPILDFKEVSESLSKQYKVVIVERAGYGYSDDSNYSRDVMEVLSETRQALSQANITGPFIILSHSMASLESLAWQEKYPDEVKALIGLDWALPSSYENLKDNQALLTLAYCSSKIGLLRYFPESFYIKNQTLIESERKQYKLLAYKQLMSQAMFHESQTVKENAKKVTSSINPKIPTLLLVSNGEGTSFSQSEWQRYAERFASDQSNVQVVYMDAPHDLYHYQSDAIVSRIKEFLENN, from the coding sequence ATGAAAATACTGAAAAAATGGTTTCTTGGCATTCTTAGTTTCATTCTTTTGTTTTTACTCGCTACATTCATCTTTCACCGTATCAGTTTGGAAAAGGAAGAAGCCTCACTGACACCTATGGGGCAACAAGTTCTCGTCAATGGACATCAAATAAATGTTTACGTTGAAGGAGATGGTCTTGAGACTATTGTAGTTCTCTCAGGTGCTGGTATTGCTTCTCCTATATTGGATTTTAAAGAAGTATCGGAATCCTTATCGAAACAGTATAAAGTAGTCATCGTGGAGCGGGCGGGATATGGTTATAGTGATGATAGCAATTATTCAAGAGATGTGATGGAGGTTTTGTCTGAGACTCGCCAAGCTCTTTCGCAAGCAAATATCACAGGGCCGTTTATCATTCTGTCTCATTCCATGGCTAGTCTAGAGAGTTTGGCTTGGCAGGAGAAGTATCCTGATGAAGTGAAAGCCTTGATTGGTTTAGATTGGGCACTGCCGTCAAGTTATGAGAATTTAAAGGATAATCAGGCCTTGCTTACGTTGGCCTATTGTAGCAGTAAGATTGGGTTATTACGTTATTTCCCTGAGTCCTTTTATATAAAAAATCAAACTCTGATCGAAAGTGAACGAAAACAATATAAACTTCTAGCTTATAAGCAGTTGATGTCACAAGCTATGTTTCATGAATCCCAAACGGTAAAGGAAAATGCTAAGAAAGTTACTTCTAGCATCAATCCGAAAATTCCCACCTTATTACTGGTGTCTAACGGTGAAGGTACTAGCTTTAGCCAATCTGAGTGGCAACGTTATGCAGAGAGATTTGCAAGCGACCAGTCTAATGTTCAAGTCGTCTATATGGATGCGCCTCACGACCTCTATCATTATCAAAGCGATGCTATTGTTTCTCGCATTAAAGAATTTTTAGAGAATAATTGA
- a CDS encoding histidine phosphatase family protein gives MNNSYILLRHAHSRFSSDDFNRTLSEKGFSSLDQLDFLNSFNIDYYFSSPYKRAFETINSSPIQFDKIVLDNRLRERKLSSTFIKDSEFEDSIKYLWQNPSESLLEGESNQDALARVLNFLMELEERYSEKMILLSSHGNLIGILLHHFDSSFDYEKWEHMTFPDCFLIDRDGIVKRILKD, from the coding sequence ATGAATAATTCTTATATTTTACTTAGACATGCTCATTCAAGATTTTCAAGTGATGATTTCAATAGAACTTTATCAGAAAAAGGATTCTCATCTCTTGACCAGTTAGATTTTTTGAATTCTTTTAATATTGATTATTATTTTTCTAGTCCTTATAAACGAGCATTTGAAACGATTAATAGCTCGCCAATTCAATTTGATAAAATAGTTCTTGATAATCGGTTACGAGAGCGAAAATTATCTTCAACCTTTATAAAAGATTCTGAGTTTGAAGACAGTATTAAATATTTATGGCAAAATCCTAGTGAATCTCTTTTAGAAGGGGAATCAAATCAAGACGCACTAGCTAGAGTACTAAATTTTTTAATGGAATTGGAAGAGAGATACTCAGAAAAAATGATTTTACTTAGTTCACACGGGAATTTGATAGGAATACTACTACATCACTTTGATTCCAGTTTTGATTATGAAAAATGGGAGCATATGACCTTTCCAGATTGTTTTCTAATTGATAGAGATGGGATTGTGAAAAGAATTTTGAAAGATTAG
- a CDS encoding ABC transporter ATP-binding protein, with protein MAMIEVEHLQKNFVKTVKEPGLKGALRSFIHPEKQTFEAVKDLTFEVPKGQILGFIGANGAGKSTTIKMLTGILKPTSGFCRINGKIPQDNRQDYVKDIGVVFGQRTQLWWDLALQETYTVLKEIYDVPDSLFHKRMDFLNEVLDLKDFIKDPVRTLSLGQRMRADIAASLLHNPKVLFLDEPTIGLDVSVKDNIRRAITQINQEEETTILLTTHDLSDIEQLCDRIFMIDKGQEIFDGTVSQLKETFGKMKTLSFELLPGQSHLLSHYEGLPDMTIDRQGNSLNIEFDSSRYQSADIIKQTLSDFEIRDLKMLDTDIEDIIRRFYRKEL; from the coding sequence ATGGCAATGATAGAAGTGGAACATCTTCAGAAAAATTTTGTGAAGACTGTTAAGGAACCAGGCTTGAAAGGGGCTTTGCGCTCCTTTATTCATCCTGAAAAGCAGACCTTTGAAGCGGTCAAGGATTTGACTTTTGAGGTACCCAAGGGCCAAATTCTAGGTTTTATCGGCGCAAATGGTGCTGGGAAGTCAACAACCATCAAAATGCTGACAGGGATTTTAAAACCGACATCTGGTTTTTGTCGGATTAACGGCAAGATTCCGCAGGACAATCGTCAGGATTATGTTAAAGATATTGGTGTGGTCTTTGGACAACGTACCCAGCTATGGTGGGATTTGGCTCTGCAAGAGACCTATACGGTCTTAAAAGAGATTTACGATGTGCCGGACTCGCTCTTTCATAAACGCATGGACTTTTTGAATGAAGTCTTGGATTTGAAGGACTTTATCAAAGACCCCGTGCGGACTCTTTCACTGGGGCAACGGATGCGGGCGGATATTGCGGCTTCCTTGCTCCACAATCCTAAAGTTCTCTTTTTAGATGAGCCGACCATTGGTTTGGACGTTTCGGTCAAGGACAACATTCGTCGGGCTATTACCCAGATCAATCAGGAGGAAGAAACAACTATCCTCTTGACCACTCACGACCTGAGCGACATTGAGCAACTCTGTGATCGAATTTTTATGATTGATAAGGGGCAAGAGATTTTTGATGGAACGGTTAGCCAGCTCAAGGAGACCTTTGGCAAGATGAAGACTCTTTCCTTTGAACTGCTACCAGGTCAAAGTCATCTCCTTTCTCACTATGAAGGCCTGCCTGATATGACCATTGATAGACAAGGAAATAGCCTCAATATTGAATTTGATAGTTCCCGCTACCAGTCAGCTGATATTATCAAGCAAACCCTGTCTGATTTTGAAATTCGCGATTTGAAGATGTTGGATACGGATATTGAGGATATTATCCGTCGCTTCTACCGAAAGGAGCTCTAA
- a CDS encoding ABC transporter permease translates to MVKLWRRYKPFINAGIQELITYRVNFLLYRIGDVMGAFVAFYLWKAVFDSSQESLIQGFSMADITLYIIMSFVTNLLTRSDSSFMIGEEVKDGSIIMRLLRPVHFAASYLFTELGSKWLIFISVGLPFLSVIVLMKILSGQGIVELLGLTILYLFSLTLAYLINFFFNICFGFSAFVFKNLWGSNLLKTSIVAFMSGSLIPLAFFPKIVSDILSFLPFSSLIYTPVMIIVGKYDASQILQALLLQFFWLIVMVGLSQLIWKRVQSFITIQGG, encoded by the coding sequence ATGGTCAAATTGTGGAGACGTTATAAACCCTTTATCAATGCAGGGATTCAGGAGTTGATTACCTATCGAGTCAACTTTCTACTTTATCGGATTGGGGATGTTATGGGAGCTTTTGTTGCTTTCTATCTCTGGAAGGCTGTCTTTGATTCCTCGCAAGAATCTTTGATTCAGGGCTTTAGTATGGCAGACATCACCCTATACATCATCATGAGCTTTGTGACTAATCTTTTGACTAGGTCGGACAGCTCCTTTATGATCGGGGAGGAGGTCAAGGATGGTTCCATTATCATGCGCTTGTTGCGACCAGTGCATTTTGCGGCCTCTTATCTCTTTACGGAGCTTGGTTCCAAGTGGTTGATTTTTATCTCTGTTGGACTGCCATTTTTAAGTGTCATTGTCTTGATGAAAATCTTATCAGGACAAGGAATTGTAGAATTGCTGGGCTTAACCATCCTTTATCTTTTTAGCTTAACTCTAGCCTACCTAATCAACTTTTTCTTTAATATCTGCTTTGGATTTTCAGCCTTTGTCTTTAAAAATCTATGGGGTTCCAATCTACTCAAGACTTCTATAGTGGCCTTTATGTCTGGAAGTCTGATTCCCTTGGCTTTCTTTCCAAAGATTGTTTCTGATATTTTGTCCTTCTTGCCTTTTTCATCTTTGATTTATACTCCAGTTATGATCATTGTTGGGAAATACGATGCCAGTCAGATTCTTCAAGCACTCTTGCTACAGTTCTTCTGGCTCATAGTGATGGTGGGCTTGTCTCAGTTGATATGGAAACGAGTCCAGTCCTTTATCACTATTCAAGGAGGTTAG
- a CDS encoding ABC transporter permease — translation MKKYQRMHLIFIRQYIKQIMEYKVDFVVGVLGVFLTQGLNLLFLNVLFQHIPSLEGWTFQEIAFIYGFSLIPKGLDHLFFDNLWALGQRLVRKGEFDKYLTRPINPLFHILVETFQIDALGELLVGGILLATTVSSIGWTLPKFLIFLVCIPFATLIYTSLKIATASIAFWTKQSGAMIYIFYMFNDFAKYPISIYNSLLRWLISFIVPFAFTAYYPASYFLQDKDGIFNIGGLILISLVFFVISLKLWDRGLDAYESAGS, via the coding sequence ATGAAAAAATATCAACGCATGCATTTGATTTTTATCAGACAATACATCAAGCAAATCATGGAATACAAGGTCGATTTTGTGGTGGGCGTGTTAGGAGTTTTTCTGACTCAAGGCCTGAACCTCTTGTTTCTCAATGTGCTCTTTCAACACATTCCTTCTTTAGAAGGCTGGACTTTTCAAGAAATCGCCTTTATCTATGGATTTTCCTTAATTCCCAAGGGACTAGATCATCTCTTTTTTGACAATCTCTGGGCTCTGGGGCAACGTTTGGTGCGAAAAGGAGAGTTTGACAAGTACCTGACGCGTCCTATCAATCCTCTTTTTCACATCTTGGTTGAGACCTTTCAGATTGATGCCTTGGGCGAACTATTGGTCGGTGGTATTTTGTTAGCGACCACAGTGTCTAGCATTGGTTGGACTCTTCCAAAATTCCTGATTTTTCTAGTCTGCATTCCTTTTGCGACCTTGATCTATACTTCCTTGAAAATCGCGACTGCCAGTATCGCTTTTTGGACCAAGCAGTCAGGAGCCATGATTTACATTTTCTATATGTTTAATGACTTTGCCAAGTACCCGATTTCCATTTACAATTCGCTCCTTCGTTGGTTGATTAGCTTTATCGTGCCTTTCGCCTTTACGGCCTACTATCCTGCCAGCTATTTCTTGCAGGACAAAGACGGGATCTTTAACATTGGTGGGTTGATTTTGATTTCCCTTGTTTTCTTTGTTATTTCTTTAAAACTCTGGGACAGGGGCTTGGACGCCTACGAAAGTGCGGGTTCGTAA